GAACCACGGCCCCATGCAATAGCCCAGCGCGATCAGGCCGATCCACGGCAGCACCGGATATGTGGTCTTGAAAGTGATCCCGGCGAATTCCCAGGCCTGACGCTCATGAAGCATGGCCCAGGGGGCGAAAAGCGCGCTGCCCGGCGCGGCATGGAGCCCGTCCAGCAGATTGTGCCCGCAGACGATGACGAACCCGATGGCGAAGATCGCCTTGCGCGGCAGGTGCAGCATCGCCGCCAGCGCGATCATGGCCACCCCGATCGCCCAGATCACCTGGAACCAGATCGTCTGCGGGGGATAGACCCCGGTCCACGCGAAATTGACGAACGTCAGCTCCAGCAACATGAGGAACAGCCCCCGCTCGACCAGGAACCGCGAGACTTGCGCCGCGCTGTGCGTGCGTCCGTAGAGAAAGGCGGAAAGCCCGGTCAGCCCCACGAAGACCGGCGCGCAGATGGTGCTCAGGTAGCGGGTGAGGAACAGCGCCGGCATCACCGCTCGCGCATCCATGGGATCGGACACCTGCATGTGCAGGAACCATGTCTCGCGCACATGGTCGAGCAGCATGATGACCATGACCAGCCCGCGCAGGGCATCGATGCTGGTCAGCCGCCTGCTGGCGGGC
The DNA window shown above is from Novosphingobium sp. RL4 and carries:
- a CDS encoding DUF1624 domain-containing protein, which gives rise to MATIARSEPLRSPAPIAKPASRRLTSIDALRGLVMVIMLLDHVRETWFLHMQVSDPMDARAVMPALFLTRYLSTICAPVFVGLTGLSAFLYGRTHSAAQVSRFLVERGLFLMLLELTFVNFAWTGVYPPQTIWFQVIWAIGVAMIALAAMLHLPRKAIFAIGFVIVCGHNLLDGLHAAPGSALFAPWAMLHERQAWEFAGITFKTTYPVLPWIGLIALGYCMGPWFANEVPAGLRRRRLVLTGSAMLAAFFVMRGLNIYGDAPRFVVEGDALRTAMSFMALTKYPPSLFYLLFNCGLGLVLLAGFEKIDGGRLSQWLSVMGGAPMFFYLLHLYVLKALYVIAFAIWGATQGKYFGVDSLAWVWVWYVGLIVPLYFPTRWFSNLKKRRRDIWWLKYL